The Bosea beijingensis genome contains the following window.
TGAAGACCCAGAAGGGCATCCAGATCGAGCATACGGTCGTGGACGGCGCCAACCACTTCTTCGACGGCAAGGTCGATGTGCTGATGAGCCAGGTCGGCGCCTATCTCGACGCCAAGGTCGGCCCCGAGATCCTCAAGACCGAGCAGGAACAGGCCTGAACCTGCCTGCTCAAGGAGACGGGTGGGTCAGCCCCCGGCTCGATGCCATGACGGGCAGCGTCATCTGCGCTGCCCGCGCCTCCGCCAGGATCCAGTCGCGGAACAGCCTGATCTTGCGCTCGCGCTGGCGCTCCGTCGGGTAGACGATCCAATAGGCCCATTCGTCCCGGACCGCGTGCTCGACCGCATAGACGAGCCGCCCGGCGGCGATGTCGTAGGCGAAGAGCTCCGGCACCGCCATCGCGACGCCATGGCCGCGCATCGCGGCCTGCACGCTCATCGCCTGCATTTCCAGCGACATCGTCCGCCCGCCCGGCCGGGGCATGTCGAGGCCGAGATCGGCGAACCAGTCCTTCCACGCCCCCTCTTCTGCGCTGAGCATCGGCGCCCGCAACAAATCCGCCGGCTCACGCAATTGCAATCGCTCGCGCAGGTCCGGCGAGCACAGCGGCGCATAGTGGCAATCGAACAGCTTCTCCGCCGTGACGCCCGGCCATGAACCCGGCCCATAGCGCACCGCCAGATCGACGGCCTCGGTGGTGAAGTCGACCAGATGCTGCGAGGTCCGGACGCGAACCGCGAATTGCGGGTTCTCCATCTGGAACTGCGCCAGTCGCGGCGACAGCCAGGTGATCGCCATCGTCTGCAATGACGAGATCGTCAGGACCGTCTGGTTCTCCTCGCAGATATCACGGAAGACCGTCCCGATATCGGCGAGCGCCTTGCTCACAGGGCCGGCCAAGCGCTGGCCGATCGCCGTCAGCACCACCTGGCGCGGCTGGCGCAGGAAGAGCGGCGCTCCGACGCGATCCTCCAGCAAACGGATCTGATAGCTCACGGCCGCCTGCGTCATGCCGAGCTCCTCGGCGGCGCGGGTGAAGTTCTGGTGACGTGCGGCGGCCTCGAAGACGCGGACCGCGGCAAGGGGCGGAAGCTTGGGCGGCGGCGGATGCGAGGGCATGCCGAAGCATAAGCCCTGTTTATGACAGGTGACAATCTTCCGCTTTGTCGCCGCGCCCCGTCTGGCTCAGATTCATCCTCACAAAGCGGGCGGTAGCGCCCGCCTCCAAGAGGATACCACCATGACCTGCGCCTCCCACGCGGCGCCGTTGGAGACATCCGGCGGCTCGTCCCTTCTGCACGGCCTGATCGCTCTCTGGCAGCGCCACCTGGCCACTGAACGCACTCAGCACCATCTCGCGACGCTGGATGAACGCGCGCTCTGCGATCTCGGGCTTGTTCGCGACATCGTCGAGCCGCCGCGCCCGCGTGACACCGCCGATATCTGGCTTGGCCGTATTCCCGGCTGAGGCCGGCAGCGCCTTTGCCGCAAAAGCGATTTCCACTTTTCGGCCCGATGCTCTAGACGACGGCACAACGACCTCCATCAGATCGCAAGCCGCCATGACCACCTACAAGTCCGATTTCCTGCGCGTTCTCGACGAGCGCGGCCTCATCCATCAGGTCTCCGATGCGGAGGGCCTCGATGCTCTGTGCCGGCAGGGAACCCAGACGGCCTATGTCGGCTATGACGCGACCGCGACGAGCATCCATATCGGCAACCTGATCTCGTTGACGATGCTCTACTGGTTCCAGGAGACCGGCCATCGCCCGATCACGCTGATGGGCGGCGGCACCTCCATGGTCGGCGATCCCTCGTTCCGCGACGACCAGCGCAAGCTGCTGACCGTCGAGGAGATCGCGACCAATATCGAGAGCATCAAGCGGGTCTTCGGCCGCATCCTGCGCTACGGCGACGGGCCGACCGACGCGATGATGGCCAACAACGCCGATTGGCTGCTGAAGCTGAACTATGTCGAGTTCCTGCGCGATGTCGGCCGGCATTTCTCGGTCAACCGCATGCTCTCCTTCGATTCGGTGAAGCTGAGGCTCGACCGCGAACAGTCGCTGTCCTTCCTCGAATTCAACTACATGATCATGCAGGGCTACGACTTCACGGAGCTCAACCGCCGCTATGGCTGCCGCCTGCAGATGGGCGGCTCCGACCAGTGGGGCAACATCATCAACGGCGTCGACCTCTCGCACCGGATGGGCGGCCCGCAGCTCTACTGCCTGACGACCCCGCTGCTGACGACCTCGTCCGGCGCCAAGATGGGCAAGACCGCCAACGGCGCGGTCTGGCTCAATGCCGATGTCTTCAGCCCCTATGATTTCTGGCAGTATTTCCGCAACACCGAGGACGCCGATGTCGGCCGCTTCCTCAAGGTGTTCACGCGCCTGCCGCTGGACGAGATCGCCCGGCTCGCCGCGCTCGGCGGAGCGGAACTGAACGAGGCGAAGAAGATCCTCGCCACCGAGATCACCGCGATCGTGCATGGCCGCGAGGCAGCCGAGGCGGCAGCCGAAACGGCACGCAAGACCTTCGAGGAAGGCGGTCTTGCCGCCGACCTGCCGAGCGTCGCGATCGCGCGGGCCGAGATCGAGCCGGGCATCGGCGTGCTCACCGCTTTCGTGAAGGCAGGGCTCGTACCCTCGACCGGCGAGGCGCGTCGTCAGGTCAAGGCCGGGGGCCTGCGTGTCAACGATGCGGTCGTGACGGACGAGCGCGCCGCGCTCGGCCTCGGCGATCTCACGTCGGAAGGCGTGATCAAGCTCTCCTTCGGCAAGAAGAAGCATATCCTGCTGCGGCCGGAGTAAGGGCGCAGCGACAGCGCTGTCGCCGTCCCGTATCTGCGGCGCATCGCTGCGCGCTGCACCGCGCACGGGATGACAGTCGCCCTTCCAATGACAGGCGGCCAGCTCAGCGCGGCGGCGTCTGCCGCGGCCTTTGCGCCGGCGCGCCGCCGAGCGGATCGACGAAGCGGCGCAGGATGCCGGGCGCCAGTGCCGATAGCGGGTTGATCGACATGGTCGGCGCGCTCGCCGCGCCCGAGATCCGGAAATTCACCGCGAAGAGCCCGCCATACTGGCTGCCGCCGCCGAGCAGTGCGCCGACCACCGGCACCTGCGCGAAGGCGTTGTTGAAGGCGTAGCCCGGCACGAAAGTGCCGCCGATATCGACGCGGTCGCGGCCGTAATCGACGTGGCCCTGCAAGGTGAAGCCGATCTGCTGGCCCCAGATCACCATCTCGGAGACGTCGAGCCGGCTGGCGGAGCGCGTGAACTCCGCCTTGAGCTTGGTAAAAGCCACCTCGCTCACATCGATGCGCGGCTCGGCCGTGCCCTCGCCGGTAAAGGCGCTCGCGGGCTGCGAGGCGACCACGCGGCGCAGTGCGGGTTCGTCCCGGACCATGAAATTGCGGAACAGCAGCTCGCCGCCCTGCGTCTCGCCCGATCCCAATGTCAGCACGAGATCGCCGCCATGGGCCTTGTTGTAGAGGTCGAGGAAGCGCAGCAGCGACCCGCCATTTTCCGACTGCACGATCAGCTTCCCGCCCTCGCCCGGGCGGCCCTGCCGGGCCGAGACATCGGCCTTGCCGATCCGCCCCTGGAAATTGGCCGAGCGGATCTCGCCGCCGCGCTTGGCGAATTTCAGCGTGCCGCTGGTGATCGCCTCATTGTTGAAACCGGTCAGGATCGGCACGTCGAGATCGACGTCGTAGTCCCCGCCCTTGGCTCCGGCCTTGTCGCCCTTGCCCGATGATCCCGGACTCTGCAGGTCCTTGATGAAGGGGCGCAGGTCTGCGACCGCGCCGCGCACCGTCAGCTTGACGACATTGCCGTCCCGCTTCGCGTCGATCTTCAGGTTGTCGCCGGGCGAAAGGCGCACCTGCGAGAAGCTCGCGCTGTCCAGCCCGTTCTGCTTGTTCAACTCGATCCGCCCCTTGATCAGAGTGGAGCCGGCCTCCAGCGAGAAATCCTCGAGATCGGGCCCTTCGGGATCGGCGACATAGGCGAAGCTGACCTTGCCGGGCCGCCCGGACGGCTTGTTCAAGCCCGGCACGACGCCGTCGAGGGCAACCTTGGCGAGGTCGACCTCGACGCGGGGCGGCTGTTCCACGCCCTTGCCGAGCGGCTTGACCACCCTCACCGGCAATGTCCCGGAAATGCCCGTATCGGCGCCGAAGCCGCGGCGCTGCCGCGCGGCCGCATCGAGCGCGAGCTGCAGGATCGCCTCGCCTTGCCCCTTGCCGCTCTGCTTGAGCTCGACCTGCGCCTTGTCGCCGCCGACCCGCGCATCGCCGCGCAACGACAGACCCTTTCCATCGACATTGACGGCAAAGGTGCCGGCTTCGAGCTTCTCCGTGCCCAGCAGCGTGTCGGAGGCGACATTCGCAAGCGTACCCGTGCCGGTGACCGCGACCTCGTCCGGCTTCAGGTCATCGGCGAGCGGCAGGGTGATGCCGACCTTCAGGTCGCTCGTGCCCTTGATCGCCGCCGGATCGAGCTTGCCGGGCGTGAAATCCTTCAGGGACGGGAAGGCGAACAGCGCCGCCAGGGCATCCATCGAACCGAGCGCGCGGAAGCCGATCCGGGCCTGCGCGCGGTGCTGGTGATAGTCGGGCATGGCAAAGCTGCCATCGCTCAACTGGAGCTGGCGGCCGCCGCCGAGCTCGGCCGTGGCCTTGCCGATGGCGAGCTGAACGGTGCGTCCGCCGACGCGCCCGGTCACGGTCGCATCGGTCAGCGGCGGAAGCCCGGGGTCGGGAAGGTAACGGACCCGGTCGGCGTCGATCATCACCGACAGCGAGGAATCGGGCATGCCCTCGCCCTTGACCAGGCGGGCGTGATCCTCCGGCGCCAGGTCGAGATCGACCGAGAGCGATTTGAGGCGCCCGGCCGCGAGTTGGCGCCGCAGCGTGCCGTGCACCTCTGGCGAGGTGAACCCGGGCCAGATCGCCAGCAGGGCGCGGGCATCGGAATTCGTTGCCTTGACGGCGAAACGCTGCAGCGGCGAGTTGTTCACGCGCTGGACCAGGGCCGTCATGTCGACGGAGGCCAGCGGCCCACGCAGCGAAACCGCATCGATGGTCACGGCATTATTCGCCGGATCGAGCCGGAGTCCGGCCTTCAGACTGTCGATCTGGACCGGCGGATCGGCATCGATCCCGGCAAGCTGGCCTTTGGCGTCGAGCGCGATGCGCCAGCCGCCATTGTCCTCGCGGAGCGAGCCCGTCGCCGCGAACTGCGTGGCTCCGGCCTTGATCTCGCTGCGCACGATATTGAGCTCGGACAGATCGGCGCCGCTCGCGACCTCGAGATCGGCGGAATCCACCGCGAACGACGAGACCGGGCTTTCCGGAAAACGCAGCGTGCCGGAACGCACGCCGATCTTGGCCGTGATGGACTTCTTGCCGTCCGGGGATTGCCTCAGGGTCGCGCGCCCCTGCATCGGCAGGCCTTCGATCAGAACACCGGCCGTGCCGAAGGCAAGCGCGACCGCCTCCGCCGGCTCGAAGCGGATGATGTCGATATCGGCGCGCTGAGTCCCATCGGTCTCTGACGAGAGATCGACAGCCAATTCCTTCCACCGCTGGCCGGTTCGCCCCTTCATCGTCATCCGCGTGCCGCGATCGGCGATTCGGGTCAGCTTGATCTCGACATCCTCCAGCCCGGCCTTCTGGCGCCCGTCGGGATCGACGAGCGAAAGCCTCGCGCCGTTCATGCCGGCTTCCTCGAGCGCACCGAGGAGGCCGTCGCCGCGCGCCAGCGTCGAGATCGCCCCCATGATGCCGGTGAAGGCGTTCCACTGTGCCGCGTCCGGCACGCTGGGCTGCGGCGGCGCTTCGGCCGGCGCGGAATCGGCATTGACGACCAGCGCACCGTCCTTGGTGACGCCGAGGCGGACATTGACGCCGCGCAGATCGACCGAGACGAGTTTGATATCGCCGGTCAGCAGCGCCATCGGCGCATAGCCGAGCACGGCTTCGGGCGCCCGGATCACGGCGCCGCTGACATGCTGGAAAGCGACCTGCCGCACCCGGAGTTGGGAACGCCCGTCGATGCGGCCGAGCTCGGCCGCGGCGGCTGTCACCTTCCAGTCGGGACCGAGCCGCTCCTCGATGGCGGCGGCGATGCGCCCTTCGAAGCCTGATAGCGGAACGATGCCGGTGACGAGAAGCGTCGCCGCCGCGCCCGCCAGGATCACGAGGGCGACCGTCACGGCGATACAAATGAAAGCGAGCCCGGCCTTGGCCCGCCGCTTCACCGTCTCGCCATCGCAAGCTTCACCGGCAGGCAGGACATCGTCTCGCCCCTTAGCCGCAGCCTTTGCTTCCTGGTCCGCCAAAATCCGCGTGGTCCTCTTCGGTGCCTGCGCCGGCTCGTGTCAGGGTGCGCGCGATCGCCCCTTGCCGCAATCCCGGAAGGCAGCATGCATGTCGATGCGGTCAGGCAAAGCGATTCGGCAATCCGGAAACGGAAACGTCCAACGATTCGCTGGGTTCCTGCCGCGAGCCGGCTCGCCAGGCCGGATCGCGGGCTCCATGCCGTGGGAAGGCGACGAAAGGAAGGCAGCGACCATGACTTTGCAGGAAGGCGACCTGGCGCCGGAATTCACGCTGCCCCGCGACGGCGCGGGCGATATCAGCCTCACCGCCCTGCGCGGGCGCAAGATCGTGCTCTACGCCTATCCCAAGGACAACACCCCGGCCTGCACCGAGGAGGCGATCGCGTTCAATCGCCTGCGCAAGGAATTTGCGGCCTGCGGCACCGAAATCATCGGCGTTTCACCGGATTCCGCGAAGAAGCACGTTAATTTCAAGCGCAAGTACGATCTCGATTTCCCGCTCCTCGCCGACGAGACGCAGGCCCTGGCGAATGCCTACGGCATCTGGGTCGAGAAGAGTCTGTACGGCCGCAAATATATGGGGGTCGAGCGCTCGACCTTCCTGATCGATGCCGAAGGCCGCCTCGCCCGGATCTGGCGCAAGGTGAAGGTCGCCGGCCATGCTGAGGAGGTTCTGGCGGCAGCACAGGCACTTTGACACTTTAGTTCATTGCAGAGGCGTTGCGCGGGCCGGAATTTGCAAAAGATTAACCCTAACAATGTCTGATGGCGGTATCGGCAGCGTGATTATCGGTTCCGCGTATGCATCATCAGTCCCAGACAGCTCCCGCCCTCCCGACCGTCGGCCTGGTCTCCCACAAGACCTACACGGTGCGCCGCTCCACCATGCTCGCAGGACTGGCCTGGCTGGCCCTGAGCACGGCCTGCAGCGGCGCCGCCGGCTGGTACATCCTCAGCCGCGACGATCTCGCCGCCAGGATGATCGCTCGCGAGACATCGCGCCAATATGCCTATGAGGATCGAATCTCGGCGCTGCGGGCCGATATCGATCGCTATGCCAGCCGCGCCCTCCTCGATCAGGACGGTGTCGAGTCGCGGGTCGACGAGCTCGCCAGCCGCCAGGCCGAGCTCGAATCGCGCCAGTCGCTTGTCGCCGCCCTCACCGACACGTTGCAGTCCAGTGGCCTGATCCCGGCCGCGAAGCTGCCGCTGCGCTCTGAGGTCATCAAGCCCGGCGAACCGGTCCGCGCCTCTGGCGTGACCAGCTTCGCGCCGATCCTGCCGAACAAGCCCACCCCGGCGCCCGAGACGCCTTCGCTGCGCGGCGCCGATGGCAGCGCAGCGGGCGGCTGGCAATCCGGCGAGACTCCGCCCGAACCGCCGGCCAAGCGTGTCGATGCCGCGCTGACCAGGCTCGACGGCGCGATCGCAAGAACCTCCGACGCGCAGCTCTCGGTCTTGAAGGACATGGACGAGCGCGTCGCAGCCGCGCAGAAGCGCCTGCGCAGCGCGCTCGCCGAAACGGGCCTCGATCCCGAGCGCCTCGCCGCTCCGACCGTCGCAGCCGGCGGTATGGGCGGGCCGTTCGTGCCGGTGAAGCTCGCCCCCTCGGAAGGCGCCTTCCCGGCGACCCTCAACGCCCTCCAGCCGCGCCTGGCGGCAGTCATGCGCCTGCGCGGCGTGATCGATCAGTTGCCGCTCGCGCGGCCGATGGCCGGCGACCACGACTTCACCTCGAATTTCGGCTACCGCACCGATCCGTTCACCCGCGGTCTCGCGATGCATACGGGTGTCGACTTCCGGGCAGAGACCGGTTCCCCGATCATGGCGACGGGGCCGGGCAAGGTCTTGATCGCCGAGTACAATGGCGGCTACGGCAATATGGTCGAAGTCGAGCATGCCAATGGCCTGACCACCCGCTTCGCCCATATGTCGGCGATCTCGGTCACTGCCGGCCAGATGGTCAAGGCCGGCACGGTTGTCGGCCGCGTCGGCTCGACCGGCCGCTCGACTGGCCCGCACCTGCACTACGAAACCCGCATGAACGACGAGCCGATCGACCCGACCCGCTTTCTGCGCGCCGGCGTCAAGCTGCTCGCGACCACCCTCTGAGGCACCGGTCCAGAAACGAAGAAGGCCGCGCTCCAGGGCGCGGCCTTCTTTTTTGTTCGGCTACCAGGCTGGGCTCAGTCGATATCCTCGACCTCTACCTCGGTACCGTAGACCCGCTGCGCCAGCGACGCTTCCATGAAGGGGTCGAGAGCGCCGTCGAGCACCTCTGAGGGCGCCGTCGAGCTCACGCCCGTGCGCAGATCCTTCACGAGCTGGTAGGGCTGCAGCACATAGGAACGGATCTGGTGGCCCCAGCCGATATCGGTCTTGGAGGCCTGCTCGGCATTGGCCTTCTCTTCGCGCTTCTTCAGCTCGACCTCGTAAAGGCGGGCGCGCAGCATGTCCCAGGCCTTGGCCCGGTTCTTGTGCTGGGACCGCTCCTGCTGGCAGGCCACCGCGATGCCGGACGGGATATGCGTGATGCGCACAGCCGAATCCGTCGTGTTGATGTGCTGCCCGCCGGCGCCCTGGGCGCGGTAGGTGTCGATGCGGCAATCCGATTCCTTGACGTCGATGACAATGCGATCGTCGACGACCGGATAGACCCAGATCGACGCGAAGGAGGTCTGCCGCCTGGCATTCGAGTCGAAGGGCGAGATGCGCACGAGGCGATGCACGCCCGATTCGGTCTTCAGCCAGCCATAGGCGTTATGGCCCTTGAACTGCAGCGTCGCCGACTTGATGCCGGCCGTGTCGCCGTCCTGGTATTCGAGCGTCTCGACCTTGAATTTCCGCCGCTCGCCCCAACGCCTGTACATGCGCAGCAGCATTTCGGCCCAGTCCTGGCTTTCGGTGCCGCCGGCGCCGGGATGGATCTCGACATAGGTGTCGAGCATGTCGGCCTCGCCCGAGAGCAGGGTCTCGACCTGGAGGCGTGCCGCCTCGTCCTGCACGGCCTTGATCGCCTGCTCGCCCTCGGTGACGGTGGCGTCGTCGCCTTCCATCTCGCCGAGTTCGATCAGCGTCAGCGCGTCGTCGAGTTCGCGCTCGAGCTTGGTGATGCCCTCGATCTGGGTTTCCAGCGAGGTCCGCTCGCGCATCAGCTTCTGCGCGGCTTCGGCATCGTTCCAGAAATCGGGTCCCTCGGAGAGGGCGTTGAGTTCCGCTAGGCGGCGCTGGGCTTGATCCCAGTCAAAGATGCCTCCTCAGCAGTCC
Protein-coding sequences here:
- the gcvA gene encoding transcriptional regulator GcvA → MPSHPPPPKLPPLAAVRVFEAAARHQNFTRAAEELGMTQAAVSYQIRLLEDRVGAPLFLRQPRQVVLTAIGQRLAGPVSKALADIGTVFRDICEENQTVLTISSLQTMAITWLSPRLAQFQMENPQFAVRVRTSQHLVDFTTEAVDLAVRYGPGSWPGVTAEKLFDCHYAPLCSPDLRERLQLREPADLLRAPMLSAEEGAWKDWFADLGLDMPRPGGRTMSLEMQAMSVQAAMRGHGVAMAVPELFAYDIAAGRLVYAVEHAVRDEWAYWIVYPTERQRERKIRLFRDWILAEARAAQMTLPVMASSRGLTHPSP
- a CDS encoding DUF1127 domain-containing protein, with amino-acid sequence MTCASHAAPLETSGGSSLLHGLIALWQRHLATERTQHHLATLDERALCDLGLVRDIVEPPRPRDTADIWLGRIPG
- the tyrS gene encoding tyrosine--tRNA ligase, with the protein product MTTYKSDFLRVLDERGLIHQVSDAEGLDALCRQGTQTAYVGYDATATSIHIGNLISLTMLYWFQETGHRPITLMGGGTSMVGDPSFRDDQRKLLTVEEIATNIESIKRVFGRILRYGDGPTDAMMANNADWLLKLNYVEFLRDVGRHFSVNRMLSFDSVKLRLDREQSLSFLEFNYMIMQGYDFTELNRRYGCRLQMGGSDQWGNIINGVDLSHRMGGPQLYCLTTPLLTTSSGAKMGKTANGAVWLNADVFSPYDFWQYFRNTEDADVGRFLKVFTRLPLDEIARLAALGGAELNEAKKILATEITAIVHGREAAEAAAETARKTFEEGGLAADLPSVAIARAEIEPGIGVLTAFVKAGLVPSTGEARRQVKAGGLRVNDAVVTDERAALGLGDLTSEGVIKLSFGKKKHILLRPE
- a CDS encoding DUF3971 domain-containing protein codes for the protein MADQEAKAAAKGRDDVLPAGEACDGETVKRRAKAGLAFICIAVTVALVILAGAAATLLVTGIVPLSGFEGRIAAAIEERLGPDWKVTAAAAELGRIDGRSQLRVRQVAFQHVSGAVIRAPEAVLGYAPMALLTGDIKLVSVDLRGVNVRLGVTKDGALVVNADSAPAEAPPQPSVPDAAQWNAFTGIMGAISTLARGDGLLGALEEAGMNGARLSLVDPDGRQKAGLEDVEIKLTRIADRGTRMTMKGRTGQRWKELAVDLSSETDGTQRADIDIIRFEPAEAVALAFGTAGVLIEGLPMQGRATLRQSPDGKKSITAKIGVRSGTLRFPESPVSSFAVDSADLEVASGADLSELNIVRSEIKAGATQFAATGSLREDNGGWRIALDAKGQLAGIDADPPVQIDSLKAGLRLDPANNAVTIDAVSLRGPLASVDMTALVQRVNNSPLQRFAVKATNSDARALLAIWPGFTSPEVHGTLRRQLAAGRLKSLSVDLDLAPEDHARLVKGEGMPDSSLSVMIDADRVRYLPDPGLPPLTDATVTGRVGGRTVQLAIGKATAELGGGRQLQLSDGSFAMPDYHQHRAQARIGFRALGSMDALAALFAFPSLKDFTPGKLDPAAIKGTSDLKVGITLPLADDLKPDEVAVTGTGTLANVASDTLLGTEKLEAGTFAVNVDGKGLSLRGDARVGGDKAQVELKQSGKGQGEAILQLALDAAARQRRGFGADTGISGTLPVRVVKPLGKGVEQPPRVEVDLAKVALDGVVPGLNKPSGRPGKVSFAYVADPEGPDLEDFSLEAGSTLIKGRIELNKQNGLDSASFSQVRLSPGDNLKIDAKRDGNVVKLTVRGAVADLRPFIKDLQSPGSSGKGDKAGAKGGDYDVDLDVPILTGFNNEAITSGTLKFAKRGGEIRSANFQGRIGKADVSARQGRPGEGGKLIVQSENGGSLLRFLDLYNKAHGGDLVLTLGSGETQGGELLFRNFMVRDEPALRRVVASQPASAFTGEGTAEPRIDVSEVAFTKLKAEFTRSASRLDVSEMVIWGQQIGFTLQGHVDYGRDRVDIGGTFVPGYAFNNAFAQVPVVGALLGGGSQYGGLFAVNFRISGAASAPTMSINPLSALAPGILRRFVDPLGGAPAQRPRQTPPR
- a CDS encoding peroxiredoxin, producing the protein MTLQEGDLAPEFTLPRDGAGDISLTALRGRKIVLYAYPKDNTPACTEEAIAFNRLRKEFAACGTEIIGVSPDSAKKHVNFKRKYDLDFPLLADETQALANAYGIWVEKSLYGRKYMGVERSTFLIDAEGRLARIWRKVKVAGHAEEVLAAAQAL
- a CDS encoding M23 family metallopeptidase, translated to MHHQSQTAPALPTVGLVSHKTYTVRRSTMLAGLAWLALSTACSGAAGWYILSRDDLAARMIARETSRQYAYEDRISALRADIDRYASRALLDQDGVESRVDELASRQAELESRQSLVAALTDTLQSSGLIPAAKLPLRSEVIKPGEPVRASGVTSFAPILPNKPTPAPETPSLRGADGSAAGGWQSGETPPEPPAKRVDAALTRLDGAIARTSDAQLSVLKDMDERVAAAQKRLRSALAETGLDPERLAAPTVAAGGMGGPFVPVKLAPSEGAFPATLNALQPRLAAVMRLRGVIDQLPLARPMAGDHDFTSNFGYRTDPFTRGLAMHTGVDFRAETGSPIMATGPGKVLIAEYNGGYGNMVEVEHANGLTTRFAHMSAISVTAGQMVKAGTVVGRVGSTGRSTGPHLHYETRMNDEPIDPTRFLRAGVKLLATTL
- the prfB gene encoding peptide chain release factor 2 (programmed frameshift); its protein translation is MRPEIQTQLDNAKQSIGLLRRHLDWDQAQRRLAELNALSEGPDFWNDAEAAQKLMRERTSLETQIEGITKLERELDDALTLIELGEMEGDDATVTEGEQAIKAVQDEAARLQVETLLSGEADMLDTYVEIHPGAGGTESQDWAEMLLRMYRRWGERRKFKVETLEYQDGDTAGIKSATLQFKGHNAYGWLKTESGVHRLVRISPFDSNARRQTSFASIWVYPVVDDRIVIDVKESDCRIDTYRAQGAGGQHINTTDSAVRITHIPSGIAVACQQERSQHKNRAKAWDMLRARLYEVELKKREEKANAEQASKTDIGWGHQIRSYVLQPYQLVKDLRTGVSSTAPSEVLDGALDPFMEASLAQRVYGTEVEVEDID